Genomic DNA from Salvia miltiorrhiza cultivar Shanhuang (shh) chromosome 1, IMPLAD_Smil_shh, whole genome shotgun sequence:
TAAAAATGGAGAGAATAATATTATCCTCATTGGAATTGAAAGAGCAAAAGAGAAATAGTAGAATTAATCCCGGGATAAACACATTGGTAAGGTGCTACGCGTCTCTTTTCAAGaaaataaaggaaaagaaataataaatttaacgaaataaattttaattattattattattttttttttatcatcatAAATTTCAAAGTTATACACCTTAAGAGTTTATATTTTATCAGATTTTCAATCTCATTCTACatttatgttattattattattattattattattattattattattattattattattattattattattattattattattattgttgttgttgttgttgttgttgttgttgttgttgttgttgaattaAATTCAATCTCATTTAATTGGCAGTGTCTCCCGACAGGAGTTGTGCATCCATAAGCCATATCTGTCCAACTATTGATTTACCATTGCACATAAAAGTAAAAAGATaattatttaacaaataaattttatattttcttataactttagtcatatttatttatttatatacatattttaataacATTTACAAAAACTTTAAAACATGAGTTTTATACAAATGATGAATTCTATAATTTGAGCTTTTCATTTTTCCATAGCTCACATTACATGATGAGGTCAAACACCCCTTATTTATACGGGGGACTACTCAAACTAATAGTcatctctcacacacacaattGATCCAACAACCactatataaaaagaaaaaaaagaaatataaaactttatttttaatttcatattacAAACTTTAAATATTTGTCTTTAAGagtaatctatttttttaaagggaaaaggtgcagattggcccccgaagtagtagcccctatagcatataacccctcttactcactgtgtgtgcaactaaacccctgaactctgagaaaatggtgcaaattcccccctctgacctaacaccgttaagtgtccgttaacgtttgagtttaattgcaccctctacttcaggggtgaatctgcaccttaattttttttatttttataatttcagcaacccatctccggcatcaacttaaccgcccccgtactcatcgatttTGACTTGCACCTTGTCGATTGCCCACCGCtcaatctcttggttgtcgactgcccaccgcttacatgcagcaacgccaccagcttcttcaccgccccgcacaacagcatctcctTCAACACCTTAACATTTTAGGCttatcttattatattaattgtgtatatatttatctatataatatatatttaaattttatttatttatttttgaataattattaaaactctagataataattatgattttatttttggttaatttaatatttgtaaatttattttaaaagagaaaaaagaatggatccgggtcaggactcgagaccctgtgaatctaatggatctgaacatgaatctcgtttttttgaacctaatggatttggaccggatcctgacctaagtaaaaaaaatacggatatggatttggaccaagtaGGATTCGATCCAgatccacatctggagttggtgatgctgctgcatgtcggtggtaagcagtcgacgatcaagagattgagcgcgtgcgagctgacaaagtgtaagttggatccgatgagtacggggggcggttaagttgatgccggaggtgggttgctgaaattatatatataaaaaaaaattaatgtgcagatccacccctgaagtagagtgTGCAATTAAACTttaacgttaacggacacttaacggagttaggtcagaggggggaatttgcaccattttcttggagttcaggggtttagttgcacacataATGAGTAAGAGGgtttatacgctataggggctactacttcggggccaatctgcaccttttcccttttttaaAAAAGCGACTCAAGCTTCTTCGAATTAATTTGAGTGTTTGAACAATTTTACGTATTATGATAATTTTAGAGTTGTAGTGGTGCAACCTCATAAATGTATCAACGAGACGAAAAGAGGTGCCCTCGTCGGTAATGAGGGCAACAAAGGAGAGAAATCAAAGGTGGAATCGCCGGCATGATAGCCGCCATCTTTGAATCCGAGGTGGCCCAAATTGAACATGTTTTTGAGCCCAATTCATGAATTTGATATTTTCCTCTTTCATTTCCACGTCGTATTATTAGATATGTCATGTATGTGCCACATACTCTTAATTATGACACGTTGGCATTACGTTATTTTTAAATGTGGTCGGAATTCAGcttcaactaaaaaaatcaaattaaattaaaaattcaataattattaattctaattttttatagCGTGCAAAACCAAAATATAGTAAAAGACCAAAATATAGTAAAAGTTAAGTTATTTACATACATGGTCCCTTATTTGTAAATAAGATATGCATATTAACAATTACTTAATTCGTCCATGAAAAATATGgcacaattattatttttgatgttcatgaaaattgaaatacttTTCCTTTTAATACATGAATCcacatttttttctattttttatccttataaatatttttatttaaaaaaaatcattaatctcAAGTCTTTCAATCATTCCTTTCATACAATGATTAATGATGCAACATTTATcttaatacataaaaaaatatcaccTATTTTATTCTAAAAGTAGTAATACCCTATCTTTGGTGAGTAAATATAAAGCAAAGTATAGAAGTAAAAGAAGGAGGGATTTGTAACGGATTAGGAGAGTAATAGCCCGTTTTAaggtatttaaataaatttattttaaaagtatttgTGTGGAAATAGCATTATTGTTAAGGGAATTGGGTCACCTCACCTGGCACCGGTATACAGCCCTCACCGCTCTCTCACACAACACACACTAAATACTctactttagagagagaaaaaaaaggtcTTGATCGCTGCACTTGGCGGCCGAAACCCTAATCTACGCTCCGATCACCACCTTATCATTCGTTGATTCTTATTCCAATTCGCCCTctattctcaatctgtatataTCGATGCTCTCACACAAACACATTTAGTTTTTCACACACAAAATTCTGATTTTCTTCGTTCGCTTTGTGTTTGGTTTGGTATAGATTTTGCTTCTTTCTGTGTCTTCCTTTAATGGTGTCGGACAGCTCGCCCCCTTCCGGAGACGCCGTCCCCAACGGCGGCGGGGTCAGCAGTCCCCAATCACGCCGGCGGAGCCTCCACTCTCCGTGGGCTTCGGTTGTCCGCGGAGATTCCGAGCAGAACTCCTCCCCCACTGCCGCCGCCGCGGCCACCTCGCCTGGTTCTTCGTCTTCTCCTCCGGCGGAGGAGGCTTCCGCCTTGGATAACTCTTTGATTGAGACTTCGGGCTCAGAACCCCACCCGGAAAACTCTGAGAATAACGGCGACAGCAATGCTGGTGGCCCGAGGAGGCCGGCTTGGAACAGGCCGCTGAACGGCGTTGCTGAGCCCGCTTCTGTTATGGGTGGCGCCGTCTCTTGGCCCACGCTCTCGGAGACCACCCGGCCTGTTCAGAGATCGTCGTCGGATGCTTCTAGGCCCGTCTCTGATGGATCAGCCCCTTCGTCGCAGGTTAATGTACGTATGGATTTTAACTGATCTTAATTAGGGTTTCATACTTTAATGTGACTGTGCCCTTGTTTCTGTGCATTGCTTTTGAAATGTATTTCTTAATGGTTTGGTAACCGATTTTTTCCAGTGAAAATTCTTCACAAGTACATATTGTGAGAAATTGTGTCTAATACATTGAAGATATACGCattttgaaatactttttctcTGCTTGGCATGCTTGTGTGTGATAAAGGAGGCTTTCAATAAATGGAAGGCATAGTGGTTTTTTAATCATTGAATGGTTTTTCTGTTTATCATTTCGTTTGGTTTGACAGGCTCCTATAATATCGCAACCTCCTCAACGATCAGCTCATAGTAGTGCACATGGTAATCATGGTAATTCCGGGGGAAATAATCCAAATCCTGCTAGAATAAGAAGGAATCATCGTGGTGGCAGTGGCggtggtgggggtgggggtggtggAGGTAGCTCCTCAGGGAGTGGACCATCTCAGGGTACTTTTAATCAGCCCTCTCTCCCAATGCCACCACCATTTCCTGTTTTTGAAGTACCGTTTGGGATGATTCCTGCTGTTCTAGATAATTCTGTTAGAGGTCCAAGACCTATGGGAGGAGTTGGGGCCTCACAGTCACCTACTGGCAATGACCATTCTAATCAGAGGAGTAATTCAAGGAGGAATAACTATGGCCCCCGTCCTCGCGGAGATGGACAGTACCACAACAACCATGGAGGAAGGCGTGATCAAGATCGCAGAGAAGTTCATCATCCCCCTCAGTATGCTCCCCCTCCCATGGGATATATGCCACCTCCACTGCCACCTGGTGCTGCCCCGTTTATGGCACCCCCACCCATGAGAGTTTTCCCTGGTCAAATGGGCTTTGGTGAGTCTGCAGTGTAATCTGCTTATCTGTTAGAGCTCGACTGTTAAGGTTTTCTAACATTTGTTTTCAACTCTCAGATATGACGACTCCTTTTATCTATGTGCCACCTATGCCACCAGAGTCTTTTAGGGCTATGCCCATTGTCCCTCCTCTGCAGCCAATGATTTTCCCTCCTGCTAACGAGAATCCATTAACAAATATGATTGTCAAGCAAATAGACTTTTACTTCAGGTTATTTTCATTGAAAAGTTATATAGGTGTTAAACTTCTGCTGGTATTTTTTATCACTTTGCTTTTTGTATGCCCCACTAGACAAATGATGCTGAAGTAAGTTTGAATGTTGTCCCAGCGATGATAATTTGGTGAAAGATAGCTATTTGAGGTCTAAGATGGACGATCATGGCTGGGTGCCCGTTTCTGAGATAGCCACATTTCGGCGAGTAAGTTGCTGTTGGatatattattgtatttttatgtAATCTATTTATACCTTCTCAAGATATTAAGCTCATCATAGTGTTTATTTCTCATATTTAACCCTGCACAGTTTGCATGAACTATGTCTTATGTTTGatacttgatttgatgattTCTCCCTTGGATGAATTTAAATTTGGTCTTTCTTTTACTATTTATCTGCTAAGCTTGGTGAGTAGACCTGGATTTCTTGTGAATGATCTCGGAGACAGTTTTAAAACAAGAATcagatttctttcatcaatTACTCTGTAACAAAGTCTGTCATACACTTCTGTTCAGATGGAGAATGCATATTGTGCATATTACATTATTACTAATTACCCAGACATTAGTGTGGATATGCTCATTGACTACTTTTGCTTGTTTACAGTATTTTTATTAAGGTATTCTGGTAGTAAGATATTTTTCTCGCCAATCTTTTGCTGCAAGGCGTGCTCTTCTAAATGAATGCTTACTTCTATCTGATTGAGCATATCTGTTACTGTTAGACTGAATAGAAAAGGTTTCATGATATTTTGAAAGAAAGTTTTATTAAGTTATACTGAAGGATGTTCTTCTCGTTATAAAATTCCTCTGTTATGTTTGAAAGGATTGGACAAGCTATGGTTGTCAAACCTTTTGTCCCTCCTGAAATTCCAGAAACCTTTTTACTAGGTCTGGTTTTCTTCTAGTTTTTGAAAATGTTCTGCTTGAAGTTTCTACAAAATGTATATGGAAATGTGATGTATGCTTTTTCTTAGTGTTAGAATTTGTTGTGGTAAATACCTTGGGAGGGAAACTGAACTTACTCTTTATTTTGGAAACTGATTGGTGGAGTCTTcgtttcatttttgttttagtGATGTCTAATGCACAGATCAAGGTTGTTTTCACGTCTGCCTTTTTCAGGTTCAGCTTTTAACAAACGACATCCCTTTGATTTTGGAGTCCTTGAGACATTCTATGGTTGTGGAAATACAGGTCAGCTTTCCTTTCATGACTTCTTTTTGTGTTATCTTCAACTGACCCGTCTCAAGCTTGTGTTGTACTCAAATTCTGAAGAATGTTTCCATCTATTGATACCTTGTCtacctagttgtgaattcttttCTCCATAACATGTTTGTTTTACAGTAAACGACTTTTTTTCTTTGTACTATCTACTGATTCTGGGTTTTCCAGATTGAAAGAATACTTGGCAGCAAATTTGCGtcacttttttcttcttttcacaGGATGACAAGGTTAGGAAGCGTAATGACTGGAGTAAGTTTTTACTTTCGACTGGTGTCGTCAATTCTGATTCTGGCTCCGGCGCCTCAAGTTCAGCTCCGGAAAATGTTCTGGCAACCTCATTACAAGAGGTCTCACTGGGTGATGCCATAGTCCATGCGAATGGCAATGTTGATGCGAGGGCAGGTCACATGGAAATGGCTGCTGGTCAGTTACCTGCGGATTCAACTAACCAGTCTGGGTTAGCGAATGGAGATAACACTGATGAAGACCATTCGAGTAGCTCGTGACATGTTCTTCAACGAAAGTTTTGCACAGCCAAGGTTGGTTACTTATCCTTAATTATGCCCCATATGCGTTTTGGTGCTAGTATTTTTGCCTTACGTGTAATAGTATGTTTTGTGTATATACAGCACGAGGAGAGGGATGACGGAGTATTTGTAATTTATCAGACACAAGAAGGATTGGAGAAGAATACGGAGCTGACCTAGTTTATCTCACCACATGGACAACTGTTTGTACTTGTCCTGTTCACTAGTTGATTTTTGGAAGCAACCAGGAGAGACGATATAAGGTGCACTTTCTTCAGTACACGGGCATtacgaaaacaaaaaaaaaaatattggtttCTTTGCCCAACATGAGAGTGAAGCTCTGCATGGTTTTGGTTGATACTTGCAATGCCTCTTGAATACCATTATGATATGTGCTCTTCACTCATTTTTGAATATTCTTGCTACTAATTCGCTTCCATCGAATTTGCTTCCTACATTTTGGGGCATATCATAATATGCACATCTCAAGTCCAAGTATAGGGCACTTGTGACAGATGTGTTTTTATGTCGATTGAATGCTGCTGGTGTAAGATTATTTTGTCACTGGATGTGCATGAATGTTATACTCACTccatgattgcttcatctttTGATTGATCTGCACAAGTTTGCTATGGTTGTGGATTATATAAAACCCTTTTGTGGATTTCAGTGatttgtgtgtgttgtgtggTCTTGCCATTTTCTCAGGCTCTCTAAGTAGTATTTTTTAACGAATAATTTGAAGACAATATCTATTGGTTTATTGAGAAGAAATATTCAAGATGCAATGAGCCTAAACTTAGTTTTGGTTGGAATTTATTACTATAAGTTTGTATTGCATTAGGCAAGAATACTGGTAATGATTGTTATATGTGAGTTTGGTATTTTATTTTCCTAGATTGAataatttaatcaaatttttaCCCTATTTTTTGTAGAACAAGTGCAAATCTGATGCTCAAGtattacaaaagaaaagaaGCCCTCGaccatatatattaatttatgcaAATTATCAAAGGAAGAAAAATTATGAAGGGCCACATATCTTAAGTTTAATGATTCATATTGCTTTTCTGTGCGTTTGATGAAAGCTACAGCTCATTACCTTATTCATATATGGACTACTTAACCAATATGCATACGGCAAACACGATATTCGATGTGAATGATATAACACAAACTATGATTGTATGTTTTGTTTCGATAGCAAACGTTTAACGCAATCTATGTCAAAAATATGGTCGCTTTCTTTCCTTTCGATAGCGAACACAACtccaaatatatatgtattcgttataatcaaattttaattatgattgATAAATCAGAATTGTGGTTAAtatatactttaatttatttcaaattatcagATGACCACATGTGTTTTTGTGCTTGCCAAATCACGGTATGATTGCAAATCTTTTTAGGTAAATTATAGTTTAAAGGATATCTCTCGGCAAACTTTTCGATATTTGAGTCAAATATAAAATCATTGTGAATTTTACCTTAAAGCATAtatgtaactttttttttttttaatgtcgTGTAAGCTCGATTTccaattcttttaaaaaattacagCCACAAAACAGTGATCCTACTTAATTTTCAAGTTTAAAAAGTTGATGATGGAAAAAGAATTACATATGTAAGTTAGGATATATTTAAGTATTTAGAGGTGTATTCAATTAACAATTTAAAAGATTTGATAGATTAAAATCTATAGATTGTCAATTTCATGAATTATCTTAATTCCATTAACGAATTCTGTTAGaattatttatctttatttttataaactttATATAGATTATTATAAGAAAAAAGTAGTTATCAAAAAACATACTCCTCCGTTCCATTAAAAATAGTTTGTATTCCATTTTAGGTTGTCCTATTATAAGTGGCTTGTTCcataaataagtaaaatttaACACATAAAAAAGTATATGTCCTACCATTTTTAACCACTTTACACGTTCTCCTTATTTTACGTGCAATGAAGCAACCtgtcacttttaatgggacggaggaagtaataaaTAATGCaaattgaaatataaaaaaaatgtttataaaaaCATATGATATAATAAATGAATACAAATTGAAATAAGATCTTATGTAGTGATATGTATATGCAATATGCttgtaaataaaaaacatatgatttcaaattttgCTCTAGATATTTGTTCTTTGAGATATTTGATGAAAAGTCAAAATTGGATAAATAAAGTACAATAAGTAACATATTAGCATactgtaaatatatataaacataaatatacaAACCAGTTGGTCAAAAGCATTGCATACGCAGACgcactaaaaaataaattaattaatctttgaaAAGTTTTGATAATTTGTAATATTAAGGATTGGAATAGTCGTCAAGCTATTGCTACAAATTATATCATGCCCACTTCAACTGATTTATGATAAATTTGACAATTTATGCTACAAATTATCTCGTACCCACAATTTTGATAATTATTAATAGTAAGGGTTGACGGATTAAATTTGAAGAACCTAAAATGTCTTTTCACATTTGTTCAGATCAGGTGGTCTTCTTTTTTTGTTGACGTTTCATCTATGAGGGAAGAGACGCAAAATATGTCAAAATCTCTTATGGAGATGTGAAATTTCTAGAGAGGTATAAAATATAACATATtagaattttataaaattttaatatcatttggacatttaaaagtaataattgaatatcaacaaatttttaaagactttttaaattttaaattgaatatctatggacttttaaaataaataaaaaaatctttaaattcttaattgaatatagttttgaaaaaaatagagTATTTCGATTAACAACTTGGATGCCTAAAAAAATGATTAACAAGTTGGAAAGTATTGGGGTTTTTCAAGATTTTGGCAAACAAGGGCTGCAAGTGAAAGAGGGAAATTAGAGTGAAGGGCGAGCGGCTGCAAATCTCCATCTTCCTCGACTACAACTCGCCATTTTCAGACTCCAAAAAGGTTTAATCTTCAGCTAATCTTCCatttttgttattgttttgGTGAATTcgattaatttcattttttctttttgttcacACGCTTTATTGAAAATTTGATTTCCAATTAAAAAGCTTCTTATTGTTGCCgaaattgcatttttttatatatatttcttcATTTAATTCTCTGGAGAACTACAGTAGGAAATATTTCTAATTATGCGCAAATTGAAGTGTATCATGTATGTCGTTAATTAGAAGAGTCAAGACATTTGATTGGGCTTGAGGTATAACGCCACTTCTCGTTAAATTACTGTTGTGATTACTTGTTAACTGAAAGGGAAATTGATTTAGGTTTTAATCTTCTGTATTTAGTGTCACCAGCATTCATGTTGTGCGTGATGATTGAAGCTTCCTCATCGTGATtgaaatgtttgattgtgaagATATGCAGCTAAGTTGTTTGTCAAAATGTCTGatgccacacacacacacaccactcacattttgtaccaatttttctatatatttatttattttccctaAAAGATAATCAAATAATGGTTCCTCATTTCCGTGGCGATGACTCGAACCCCCAACCTAATGGTTGAAAGGGAAGAGTTTTGCCAATTGAGTTGGGCTTCGTTGTCACATTGTTTGCGACTACTATGGTTTCAGGAATGGCTGGGAAAGCAGTGAAATCTGTTGCAAAAGCAGTTGGAGAATACCAGTACCCGTGGCGAGAGAAGCTGACGAAATACAGAGATGAGCTGTCGAAGGGTGTGTGGGGTTACTGGGAGCTTGGTGCTTGGAAGCCTCTAGCTATCAGTGCACGTCACAGGGCTCGGATCCGCAAAGAGGTCCTCCTTGCTGGAGGTGATTGGGAATTTGATCCAGAGCGGAAGGAGATGAAGACCAAGAGGAAAGGGCACAAGGTTGATAGGCTGGCTGCTGAGAAGCGAGCGAATACTGCTAGACTTATGGGGGAGATGCCCAAGATGTTGGATGATTATAAGAAGAGAAGATGGGAGAGGAAGATGAAAGCGGAAGAGGACGCTGCCAAGAAGAGGTTGAACGAGTAGCTAACACCTCAGCGGTCAGACCTCTCGATTCATGGTATTAAAAACTGGATTGCGTTCTTGTTCGGTATCACCTAGAAACTTATGATGCTTTGTTAGCTCCTACATAAGTCTGGTGATGAACATCTGTTTTGAACCCTTATGTTATGAGGCAATTGTGGGAGTTCTTTTTAGTTACTTGTTTCCTCTTTGGCCTGCTAGAAACTGAGATGCTGATGAATAACAGGATATTATGTGGAAAGAAGGAACTTTTGAACAATGCAGTTGTTATAATATTGTTTAATGAAGCTCTGTGGTGCAAGATATGTGGGATGAGAATTAGGGTTAGAAAGCTTTCGTCGCCTAGTTTTAGTGTAACCAACTCTAGATAGTTGATGGGAGACCTGCAGGATCTCCGATCTTGATGCTAATATCCCATTATAAAGTGATATTTCAGCAGAGGGATACAAACACTAGGTATGCCCATTTACTTGCATGTATAATATAACTGGTTTCACAACGGAAAAGGTGAACATTTAACACGAATACAGAAGAAAGCCGATTGTTAcagttttctttttttggacGAT
This window encodes:
- the LOC130993901 gene encoding la-related protein 1B-like, with translation MVSDSSPPSGDAVPNGGGVSSPQSRRRSLHSPWASVVRGDSEQNSSPTAAAAATSPGSSSSPPAEEASALDNSLIETSGSEPHPENSENNGDSNAGGPRRPAWNRPLNGVAEPASVMGGAVSWPTLSETTRPVQRSSSDASRPVSDGSAPSSQVNAPIISQPPQRSAHSSAHGNHGNSGGNNPNPARIRRNHRGGSGGGGGGGGGGSSSGSGPSQGTFNQPSLPMPPPFPVFEVPFGMIPAVLDNSVRGPRPMGGVGASQSPTGNDHSNQRSNSRRNNYGPRPRGDGQYHNNHGGRRDQDRREVHHPPQYAPPPMGYMPPPLPPGAAPFMAPPPMRVFPGQMGFDMTTPFIYVPPMPPESFRAMPIVPPLQPMIFPPANENPLTNMIVKQIDFYFSDDNLVKDSYLRSKMDDHGWVPVSEIATFRRVQLLTNDIPLILESLRHSMVVEIQDDKVRKRNDWSKFLLSTGVVNSDSGSGASSSAPENVLATSLQEVSLGDAIVHANGNVDARAGHMEMAAGQLPADSTNQSGLANGDNTDEDHSSSS
- the LOC130994520 gene encoding uncharacterized protein LOC130994520 isoform X2; translation: MVSGMAGKAVKSVAKAVGEYQYPWREKLTKYRDELSKGVWGYWELGAWKPLAISARHRARIRKEVLLAGGDWEFDPERKEMKTKRKGHKVDRLAAEKRANTARLMGEMPKMLDDYKKRRWERKMKAEEDAAKKRLNE
- the LOC130994520 gene encoding uncharacterized protein LOC130994520 isoform X1, which produces MAGKAVKSVAKAVGEYQYPWREKLTKYRDELSKGVWGYWELGAWKPLAISARHRARIRKEVLLAGGDWEFDPERKEMKTKRKGHKVDRLAAEKRANTARLMGEMPKMLDDYKKRRWERKMKAEEDAAKKRLNE